Below is a genomic region from Miscanthus floridulus cultivar M001 chromosome 1, ASM1932011v1, whole genome shotgun sequence.
TGCAGGAGGTTCACGCCCAAGCTTATTGAAGTGTACAAAGAACTGGCCTCGCAGGGCAAGAGCTTCGAGGTCGTCTTTGCTTCGGCTGATCAGAATGAGGAAGGATTCAATGAATACTTTGCAAAGATGCCATGGTTGGCTGTCCCTTTTTCTGACACCGAAGGCCGTGCGGCCCTTGATGGCCAGTTCAAGGTCTCTGGTATCCCACACCTTGTCATCCTTGATGCAAAAACTGGTGAAGTTTACACTGAAGATGGTGTTGAATTTGTGAGTGAGTATGGCGTGGAGGCTTACCCTTTCACACCAGATAGGATCAATGAACTGAAGGAACAGGAAAAGGCAGAAAAGGATAATCAAACTATTCAAAGCGTGCTTGGCACAACTACTCGAGACAATCTCATTTCAAACAAGGGAGACAAGGTAACTGCTCGATGCAACTTCTCATGACCTTCGATTGATTCATTGTCTTGCAAATACTTACTTGTTTTTATTGTTGTTATCTATACCCAGGTACCCATCTCTGAGCTTGAGGGGAAGTATGTTGGTCTGTGCTTTGTGGTGGATGGCTATGGACCAGTCGTTGAATTCACTAATTTGCTTGCTAAGATCTATGAGAAACTCAAAGAAGTGGGGGAGAAATTTGAAGCTGTAGCTGTATCCTTGGACAGTGAAGAGTCAGCATTTAATGAGAGTTTTGCAAAGATGCCTTGGCTTGCAATTCCTCAAGGTGACCAGAAGTGTGAGAAGCTGGTTCGTTACTTTGAGCTTAGGTCTCTTCCTACACTGGTTCTGATTGGCCCTGATGGGAAGACACTGAACAGCAATGTTGCGGACATAATTGATGAGCATGGTTTTGAGGCATGGGAGGGCTTTCCCTTCAGTGCTGAGAAGCTGGAAATTCTTGCTGAGAAGGCAAAGGCTAAAGCTGCATTACAGACCTTGGAGTCCCTTCTAATCAGTGGTGATTTGGACTTTGTCATTGGAAAAGGTGGTGCAAAGGTATGCACTACTGTTGCTTGACTTCTTTTATATGAAAGTACTCTTCTGTCATTGCAAAAGACAAGTTAATCACTCCATTAAGTAGTAAAGTTTatttcctttatctaaaaaagtaGTAATTTTATTTTAAGATGGCTGTGGTATTATTTATGCTTGATCATGGATAAATAACTCTTTTGTTTAAGCAATATCCTAGTTTAAAATTAACCACTGTGACCTTGAATAATGGTCTTCATGCTAATTTTAGGAAGTGATAGATGAAAAAGAGATATTTATCAAGTAAACAGAGTTCTGCCAATTGGTAAAAGGATATTTTGTTTAACGCTGTCCTTTTATTTTACTGTCTGCTTTAGTAATGATTCTATAGCATACAGATTTTATGCACTTTTGATGGTTTTAATTAGATGTCTGATTATCATGAGAAAATTAAAGTGTACTTAATGTATATCTCAGGTTCCTGTATCAGAACTTGTTGGGAAGACCGTCCTTCTTTACTTCTCAGCAAAATGGTGTGGACCATGCCGTGCCTTCCTGCCCACACTTGTCAAGGAATACAACAAGATCAAAGAGAAGAACAGTGATTTTGAGATCGTCTTCATCTCCAGTGACAGGGATCAGAGCTCATTCGATGATTTTTTCTCTCAAATGCCATGGCTTGCTGTACCCTTGGAAGATGAAAGGAAGGCATCCCTGAAGAAGACCTTCAAGATCCGTGGGATCCCTTCACTTGTCGCCATCGGTCCTACTGGGCAGACAGTCAGCAGGGACGCAAAGGCCCAGCTGATGATCCACGGTGCTGATGCTTTCCCATTCACCGAGGAGAGGCTTGAGGAGCTGCAGAAGAAGCTGGATGAGATGGCAAAGGGGTGGCCTCAGAAGCTGAAGCATGAGCTGCATGACGAGCACGAACTTGTCCTGTTGCGCCGTGGTACGTACGACTGCGATGGGTGTGAAGAGATGGGCAACACATGGTCCTACAGGTGCGATGAGTGTGACTTTGATCTGCACCCCAAGTGCGCTTTGGGGGAGGAAAAGAAGGGCGAAGAGAGGGAAGGCAAGTCCACTGAGGAAGCCCCTGCTGGGTATGTGTGCGAGGGAGGCGTGTGCAGGAAGGTCTAGAGTTGTTCTACTGAGTTGCCTTTGCCAGTTTCTGGTGCTATCTGAATGTTGTGGGGGGTGACAATAATCGTGAGATGGTTTGTGCTTGGAGCTGATGTTTTTGGGCTGTTGATGTTTGTGTGTTAATAATAAATAGTAGTTGCACCCTGAACTCTTAGGAGCATATATGTATGCAGAACTATGTGAGTATTGTGTCAGATCAAAGTAATGGGTTTGCTGCATGGTATTTCTGCTTTTAAGCATGTGGTGTTGGTGCCTTTTTTTTTGCCTTATATTTCTGCAATCTTTCATGCTAGACATTGTTTTGGTTTTTGATCCACATGGTATCTTTATTCTGAAGGATGGTCAAGGATGAGGTGAGTAGTTTGGTGGTGTTAATATTTCAAATTGCAATTGTTTGACTTGTTCTATAAAGGTCTTTCGCATCTTTGCCTAAAAATTTCGGGGGAATACTAATTCGCAACGGGGTTTTGTTTGGTTCCTTAGCATGGCTGCACTTCTTTCTGTTGGGGCTTGGGACTAGTTGCCGCTCCTAACTAGATCCTGCAAAACTATGCGTGTTGGCTGTGCGGGAAGCTGGATCACCGTCAAATATGGGTTGATGGCATGTTTGTTACCACTCCACAGTCCACACCCAGGCGGCGCCCTGGCCAAGCCAGTCCAGGAGTAGTACTCGCACTAGACCCAAGAGCAAAAGAGCGAGTGGCCCAGACTGGGTCTGTAATGTGTGTGTGTTGCAGCCCACAGATCGAACTACAATCCAGGAACCGCCTTGGTTTAATGGTTTAGCGGACATTCTGAACAAGCAGTCGGCCTCCGAACGATGGTTCCACCAGACCACCACCCCACTTTGAAAATCTACGATGTCTTCTTCTCTGAGTTGCTGCGGAGCCATAGCTTAACTTGTATTTTCTCTAAAGTTGAGATTGCTTGTGATCATCGTCTTGTTTGTTTGGGctgatttggcttataagtcatggctgaaagtaccgttgactgGTTTagcgtaagagaaaaatactattcattggctgataagccatggcttataaaccAAATACGACCCAGCAAACAGGCCGCAAGTCACTGAGCGGAGACCGCCGCGGCACGCTGGCATCACTTTGGTCGTATACAAACTTGCTGTCGCCGTCGATTGGCCCTCTCCCAAGTCCCAACCCCTAGCTAGCCTAGTAGCTAGCAGCCTAGCACACGAGTTGCATTGATCTCGATCGAGCTATACGCGCGGCGTATGGCGGAGCGGGCGATCACCAGGCGCGGTGGCATCGGGGCCATCCTCGGCACCGGTGATCGGGACTTCCTCGTCCGCAACTCCGGCGAGCAGGTCAGCCAAAATATCCGGGAGGACTCTTTCCTGTTTTTTCCCTGAAACAATTCAGATTATTTAGTTGTTTCATTCATGCTTTTAAAAATCAAAGGCTGTGATTTACCTCCTACTGTACGAGGTAATCGCAGGTCCGTAGCCCAGAATTTTGGGCCATAGTGCGAAATATAACGTGGCCTATTTTAGACAAATATAAATAACCAAAGTGTATTTGAATTTCAGATTATAACAGTCTTGTTCTTTTTGTGAAATACTAATAAGAATTACAATAGACATTCATGCTAAAGGAGTAATAGGTGAATCTTACCGGAATCTCATTAACTAGCTTCTAGTAAAAAGCATCATTCTTCTGGTATTCTTTGAAATAAAATCTTCAGTTATATCTTCATACTTAATTTTCTCCTAGACATCATTTTCAAGTGCAATAGTCACCAATCCATTTCGAAAAGTTTGACAGTTgcatacttaaataaagtttttcTTGTATCATAGTGCCACACATGTAGGATAAGATAGGTCTTcggccccgttcgtttcgctgaaaaaaaagCTGAAACAcggttccggctgatttgttgtagaGAAatacactgttccggctgaaaaaacaagctgaaaacgacggattataagagaaacgttTGGTCCTGCAGATGCAACTGTCACATGATTGTCGTTGTCCCTAACTTCATCGATCTCCAAAGTGTGAACCTCAACAATGTTGGTGTTATCATCATCGCCATGATTGCCATCGATTTCTGCCTCAAGACTCTAAGAGTTTGGTTTTCCATATAAGTTTGACATTCTTGGACAACAAATCTATCAAGAGCACCCTTCCGAGTCTGCGCTTTTCATGACTGGAATATATTGTCTGATTCTACTACAATAGAAGACTTTAGAAGCAAATAGTCCTCCCTGTTCAAAAATCACAAACACAATAAAACTAAAGATCTACCTGCTAGGCTGCAGACCAGTCGACCTCACGGTGGATGCTGGCCCTCCACTGTGGACAACGACGGCTCTGCCAAATGCCGCCTCGACAACTTCATCAACAAAGTGACGCGTAAGAGAGACTCTCCGTAGATTCGTGAGCGTCCCAAGCAGCCTCTTGCTAAGCCGGTGCTACCGTGGCGGAGCAGGCGGTTGGCGGCTCAGAGCCTCTCCCGAGTACCGGCTTCCAAGCGAGGAGAGGTGTTGATCATGCAGTGTATGGGCTACACCAAGGGTCCATCAGTACCATCCACGTCGGAGCTAGAGGCCTTTAACAAGCTCTTCGACGTCAACCTGACTGCGTCCAACGTCGAAGCATTGGAGGCGCTCTTCCCGGCCGTTGAAAAGGGCCCATCTTGGCAGCCGCGAAGACGCAAGGCCACCTCCTAGGTCGCACCGCTGCGTCGGTATTGGTTCTTtccttttatgtaatatcgaaacaAGAGGTCTTTCGCTAGGATAGTCCAGCTACGGCTGTGTTAGGTCAACCTCCTTCGGCGCTCGACAGAAGCGCATTATATGTTTGCTTAAACTCTTttacttaatacaatgatacacaaatcttttgcgtattcgagaaaaaaattaGGTTTAGCGTAAGTGCAAACCAAATTGCCTACTGAATGTCCACGTACGCACCTGGCTGCTACCTAACTGCAAGAATACAAGTCTGCAATTTCATCTAATTAGGTTTAGTTTAAGTTTGCAAGAATACAAGTCTGCAATATATCTATCCCTTTACGCAAATTGTGCAACAAGTTTGTGTATGGAAAAGGACACGTACGTAGTGTTTAAAGTTCATTCATATGTAATTAAACACTAATAATGACAGAAGAAAGGAAGAAAAAGTTGCATGTTCATGAATATTATGACCGATGGACTTGTTCTCATCAACCAGAATATAATGGGGTAGGCGAATTGTTGGTGCCCGGACGTCCAATGGGATAGGATTCCGTTGGACGGTACCGAACAGCCCAACAAAATGGCCCATTAGAAACGCGTCGCACTACCACCGTATCACTGCAGTCCTTTCCCGTCTGCCTCGTCCCGCCCCACACGCGTACCCTGCCCCCGTCTGCCTCACTCCGCCCCGCGCCCGCCGCTCTTTCCCCCTGACCCCCTTCTCTCTCTCCGCACGGGCAGGTTCTGGGAGCCAGGACGAGGACGGGCATGCCCCGTCCGCAGGACCCCAGGAGCATCGCGCCCCCCATCCGCTAGCCCCCGGCTCGTCGTGCCCCTTCCCACGGCGTCCGGGCCGTGCCCTAATGACTCTctgaacatacatctgaaacacgaaacacttgcaacatgaaacaattGAATGTAACATACGTATGAAGcaaatgaaatatttggaacatacacttgcaacatgtgggcgaaacatatgcaacatccagataaaacacttataacttgcaacatgaaaacacttattccaacataagactgaaacagctgaaacatttcgaacatactcttgcaacatatgtgtgaaacatatacaacacctAGATaaaaaatgcttgcaacatacgtctaaaacagatgaaacattttgaataaacgcttttaacatgcctctgaaaagcttgcaacatgcctctataATACTTTACAACATTTGCAACAtcacgatctacttttgcaacatccatatgaaacacttgcaacatacctctggaacattaaaacacttaaaacatacatttgcaacatgtcAGTCGCGACACTCTAGTGGGAGGCACGCTTTGAGGAACTCGATAACCGCCTCAATGGGCAGATCAGGACTGGGAGGTGGCGGAGCAAAGAGCACCACAGGCTTGGCTGCCGCAAGCTTCTTTCGCTAGGGCACCGGCGCGCGTGGAGCCTCGATGCGAGCGCAAAGTATGACACGGTTGCGACGCCCTCGCGGTCTCCAGCCACATGAGGAGGTGACGAGGAGGACGCCGGTGCTGGCTCCGGCGATGAGGGCAGGGGCGGGCGGTGGGCGCGACTGGAGAAGGCGAGCAAGGGCCGAGGACGAAGGAAGCGGAGGTGGTCGCCGCTGGAGAAGGCGAGCGTCGGGCAAGT
It encodes:
- the LOC136542333 gene encoding probable nucleoredoxin 1-1 → MAEAAPAAAGGGGIGDILATAERDFLTRNSGEQVKISGIEASPVAIYFSASWCPPCRRFTPKLIEVYKELASQGKSFEVVFASADQNEEGFNEYFAKMPWLAVPFSDTEGRAALDGQFKVSGIPHLVILDAKTGEVYTEDGVEFVSEYGVEAYPFTPDRINELKEQEKAEKDNQTIQSVLGTTTRDNLISNKGDKVPISELEGKYVGLCFVVDGYGPVVEFTNLLAKIYEKLKEVGEKFEAVAVSLDSEESAFNESFAKMPWLAIPQGDQKCEKLVRYFELRSLPTLVLIGPDGKTLNSNVADIIDEHGFEAWEGFPFSAEKLEILAEKAKAKAALQTLESLLISGDLDFVIGKGGAKVPVSELVGKTVLLYFSAKWCGPCRAFLPTLVKEYNKIKEKNSDFEIVFISSDRDQSSFDDFFSQMPWLAVPLEDERKASLKKTFKIRGIPSLVAIGPTGQTVSRDAKAQLMIHGADAFPFTEERLEELQKKLDEMAKGWPQKLKHELHDEHELVLLRRGTYDCDGCEEMGNTWSYRCDECDFDLHPKCALGEEKKGEEREGKSTEEAPAGYVCEGGVCRKV